The following coding sequences lie in one Spirochaetota bacterium genomic window:
- a CDS encoding response regulator, with amino-acid sequence MNHKVLIVEDNLANRTLLRDVLLHYGFDTLEAVNGLEGIRMAREARPDVILMDLQMPVMNGYSAIEVLKADPVTRDMKIIAVTSFAMTGDREKVMATGADEYIAKPIDTRKLPEIIKNIISE; translated from the coding sequence ATGAATCATAAGGTGCTCATCGTTGAGGACAACCTGGCCAACAGGACCCTCCTCCGGGATGTTCTTCTTCATTACGGGTTCGATACGCTGGAAGCCGTGAACGGCCTGGAGGGTATCAGGATGGCGCGGGAGGCACGCCCCGACGTAATCCTTATGGATCTCCAGATGCCCGTCATGAACGGCTACTCGGCGATCGAGGTCTTGAAGGCCGACCCCGTTACGCGGGATATGAAGATAATCGCCGTGACCTCGTTCGCGATGACCGGGGACCGGGAGAAGGTAATGGCCACGGGCGCCGACGAGTATATCGCGAAGCCGATCGATACCAGAAAATTGCCGGAAATAATTAAAAACATCATTTCGGAATAA
- a CDS encoding hybrid sensor histidine kinase/response regulator — MHSNGRENDTLGTMRRIENRLKLILESGPVVSYICAASNGFRIVFMGENVFSLLGYKAHEFIDDPGFRDAHIHPDDAASVREALRAIFKKKRDAREYRMRHRDGSYLWLHDELRLMEGENGSPVEIGGSWFDISKRREAEELLSLTDERFRLITENMMDLVSILDDQGTVLYASPSHSAITGCDAPDLIGRSVFDLVHPGEAPAVRAAFNDLLATRSSTRVEYPAFGNRGKRWFESIASIVSPMEGRVCLVIVNSRDITERKESEEVIVRLNKELRARNSDLESQKLLAEAANRSKTAFLSNISHELTTPLNSIIGFSEVLQDGLSGELNARQKDYVGFIETSGRRLLDILLNLVELAGLEFNDTVLQPGSLIIRDLVLSAAAMFRDEAYKRNITLIHSVKPGANITIEADAAKIKQVLFHLVNNAVKFTPDGGTVAVSAIRKAEYVEIEVADTGIGIEEARIAELFQPFAQLESPFEKRYAGAGVGLFLAKKLVELHGGGIRVHSSPGKGSAFTFTLPVYREDSHES; from the coding sequence ATGCATAGCAACGGCAGGGAAAACGACACGCTGGGTACGATGCGTCGAATCGAGAACCGGCTCAAGCTGATCCTTGAGTCCGGCCCGGTCGTCTCCTATATATGCGCTGCGTCCAACGGATTTCGGATCGTCTTCATGGGCGAAAACGTTTTTTCCCTGCTGGGATACAAGGCCCATGAATTCATCGACGATCCCGGTTTTCGCGACGCGCACATCCACCCGGACGACGCCGCGTCGGTCCGGGAGGCGCTTCGCGCCATCTTCAAAAAAAAGCGTGACGCGCGGGAGTACCGCATGCGCCACAGGGACGGCTCGTATCTCTGGCTGCACGATGAGCTCAGGCTTATGGAAGGCGAAAACGGAAGCCCGGTGGAGATTGGCGGGAGCTGGTTCGATATCTCCAAGAGAAGGGAGGCGGAGGAGTTGCTCAGCCTGACCGATGAACGCTTCCGGCTCATAACCGAGAACATGATGGACCTGGTTTCCATACTCGACGATCAGGGCACGGTGCTGTACGCGAGCCCCTCGCATAGCGCGATTACGGGGTGTGACGCTCCTGATTTGATAGGGAGATCGGTATTCGATCTCGTCCATCCCGGGGAGGCTCCGGCGGTCCGCGCTGCCTTCAATGATCTGCTCGCCACGCGCTCCTCAACACGGGTTGAATACCCTGCTTTCGGAAATCGGGGGAAGCGCTGGTTCGAAAGCATCGCGAGTATCGTGAGCCCTATGGAAGGCCGCGTGTGCTTAGTAATCGTGAACTCCCGCGACATCACCGAAAGAAAAGAGAGCGAGGAAGTGATCGTACGGCTCAACAAAGAGCTTCGCGCCCGCAACAGCGACCTGGAATCGCAAAAACTGCTGGCCGAAGCGGCGAACCGGTCCAAGACAGCGTTTCTCTCGAACATAAGCCATGAGCTCACCACGCCGCTTAATTCCATAATCGGCTTTTCGGAGGTGCTCCAGGACGGGCTTTCGGGGGAATTGAACGCGCGGCAAAAGGATTATGTCGGCTTTATCGAAACAAGCGGCAGGCGCCTTCTCGATATCCTGCTGAACCTGGTCGAGCTCGCCGGCCTGGAGTTTAACGACACGGTCTTGCAGCCGGGGAGCCTCATAATCAGGGACTTGGTCTTGTCCGCGGCGGCCATGTTCCGCGACGAGGCATACAAACGCAACATCACCCTGATTCATTCGGTAAAACCGGGCGCCAACATCACGATCGAGGCCGACGCGGCCAAGATCAAGCAGGTTCTCTTTCACCTGGTCAACAACGCCGTCAAGTTTACGCCCGACGGCGGCACGGTCGCCGTCTCCGCGATCAGAAAGGCGGAGTATGTCGAGATCGAGGTCGCGGATACGGGAATCGGCATCGAGGAGGCGCGCATCGCGGAGCTTTTTCAGCCGTTCGCGCAGCTCGAGTCGCCCTTTGAAAAGCGCTATGCCGGCGCGGGCGTGGGTCTGTTTCTCGCGAAGAAGCTCGTGGAGCTTCACGGGGGCGGTATACGGGTACATAGCAGCCCGGGAAAGGGGAGCGCGTTCACGTTCACCCTGCCGGTTTATCGGGAGGACTCGCATGAATCATAA
- a CDS encoding EAL domain-containing protein: protein MPRPHGSVSQRGCAVKHDESAIPGFPYLELVHELPDIMYKIDPEGRFTFLSNSISRWGHDPCALLGRHFSEVIHPEDVPRVTRESVLATMREEGACTDEPPRIMDERRTGARITKHLKVRLKPGPGPRSVHREPHYEVFATGTYAGGNGSGRVLSGTFGIMRDVSEVESGERALVRTEHYYRRLTEDSTDIVSVLAHDGTILFKSESARRILGRDPVEMIGSHETEFVHWDDAAAFSAVLEMEWVHPIVHSVAYRFLHGGGEWRVLEATIKRVSDANDATACFVLNSRDITEMERARGQIRESAKKFKTIVGHLSEVIVIVDAAGDIEYVSEIIEPMLGYTPIQIAGTSILDLFHPRDRSVIMERLNMWVSSCRDGVIPNIRVCTRGGVQKTVEIAVCDLRNDPCIGGILLNMRDTTDKTENERARRRSENKFRTLYENALVGMMTIDLSKRTIIAANDMGYSLFGHASKDEFIGLPIQEKIADGQRWQEIRSALREHGEVRNAEVLFRRTDGSTFWGGITAKVFAGEGIIEAIVIDITKSKENEENVFRLRHYDPLTELPNKQMLALLLQREILHNNKFLLMCIGVDRFKNINEMFGIGAGDELLKAIADKLRLTYFKKDVVSHFEGDKFVVLLLGIGTFDRETDLDRIAKIAKKAQDIFADTFSIGDAQIAVTTSIGLVVYPDDGTTPESLLKNCESAMYIAKGRGGKAFHYYDGALNEKMMSRLVLERQISRAIQENEFVLHYQPKVDAMGRIAGLEALIRWRAPSGAFVSPAEFIPLAEKNGMIIDIGRIALETACAQGKRWQEAGIAPVRIAVNLSPYQFSHEDLLRDIAGALAKTGLDPQWLELEITESGIMNDEEDGVRKLGEIHRMGIALSIDDFGTGYSSLSKLRLYPLDALKIDKSFVDYLPGDRMSETIAAAIVTLGHNLGFKLVAEGVETREQLDFLVKTGCDLFQGYLYYKPLAPEDVERFLERA from the coding sequence ATGCCCCGGCCGCACGGGAGCGTCTCGCAACGAGGGTGCGCAGTGAAACACGACGAGAGCGCCATCCCCGGGTTTCCCTACCTTGAGCTCGTTCACGAGCTTCCGGACATCATGTATAAGATCGATCCCGAGGGTCGATTCACCTTCCTGAGCAACTCAATATCGAGATGGGGCCACGATCCGTGCGCCCTCCTGGGAAGGCATTTCAGCGAGGTGATCCATCCCGAGGACGTGCCGCGCGTTACGCGCGAGAGCGTCCTCGCGACGATGCGGGAGGAGGGGGCGTGCACGGACGAGCCCCCCAGAATCATGGACGAGCGAAGGACGGGGGCGCGCATCACGAAGCACCTGAAGGTGCGCCTTAAGCCGGGGCCGGGCCCGCGTTCGGTGCATCGCGAGCCGCACTACGAGGTATTCGCGACCGGGACCTATGCGGGCGGGAACGGCTCCGGGAGGGTGCTTTCCGGGACGTTCGGCATCATGCGCGACGTGAGCGAGGTGGAGAGCGGGGAGCGCGCCCTGGTGCGCACCGAGCATTATTACCGGCGCCTCACGGAGGATTCCACCGACATCGTAAGCGTGCTCGCGCATGACGGGACCATATTGTTCAAGAGCGAATCGGCGCGGCGGATACTGGGGCGCGATCCCGTGGAAATGATAGGATCGCACGAGACCGAGTTCGTCCACTGGGACGACGCCGCCGCGTTCTCCGCCGTGCTCGAGATGGAGTGGGTGCATCCCATCGTGCATTCCGTCGCGTACCGCTTCCTCCACGGGGGCGGGGAGTGGAGGGTGCTCGAGGCGACCATCAAGCGGGTGAGCGACGCCAATGACGCGACCGCCTGCTTCGTGCTGAACTCCCGCGACATCACCGAGATGGAACGCGCGCGCGGGCAGATCAGGGAATCCGCGAAAAAGTTCAAAACCATCGTTGGGCACCTTTCCGAGGTCATCGTCATCGTTGACGCCGCGGGCGATATCGAGTACGTGAGCGAGATCATCGAGCCCATGCTGGGGTATACCCCGATCCAGATCGCCGGGACCAGCATCCTGGACCTGTTTCATCCCCGGGACCGTTCCGTGATAATGGAGCGGCTCAACATGTGGGTGTCCTCCTGCCGCGACGGTGTCATCCCGAACATCAGGGTTTGCACCCGCGGCGGCGTGCAAAAAACCGTGGAGATTGCCGTGTGCGATTTGAGGAACGATCCCTGCATCGGGGGAATACTCCTGAACATGCGCGACACCACCGACAAGACCGAGAACGAGCGCGCGCGCCGCAGGAGCGAGAACAAGTTCCGCACCCTTTACGAGAACGCCCTCGTGGGCATGATGACCATCGACCTCTCGAAGAGAACAATCATCGCGGCGAACGACATGGGGTACTCGCTTTTCGGGCACGCGTCGAAAGACGAATTTATCGGGCTTCCCATCCAGGAAAAGATCGCCGACGGGCAGCGATGGCAGGAGATTCGCAGCGCCCTGAGGGAGCACGGCGAGGTCCGCAACGCCGAGGTGCTTTTCAGGCGGACCGACGGCAGCACCTTCTGGGGGGGGATCACCGCGAAGGTCTTTGCCGGCGAGGGCATCATCGAGGCGATCGTCATCGACATCACCAAGAGCAAGGAGAACGAGGAAAACGTCTTCCGGCTCAGGCATTACGATCCGCTCACGGAGCTTCCCAACAAGCAGATGCTCGCGCTCCTGCTCCAGAGGGAGATTTTGCATAATAACAAGTTCCTGCTCATGTGTATCGGCGTCGACCGGTTCAAGAACATCAACGAGATGTTCGGGATCGGCGCGGGCGATGAGCTCCTGAAAGCGATCGCCGACAAGCTCAGGCTTACCTATTTCAAGAAGGACGTCGTGTCGCATTTCGAGGGGGACAAGTTCGTGGTGCTGCTCTTGGGGATCGGCACCTTCGACCGGGAAACGGACCTGGACAGGATCGCCAAGATCGCGAAAAAGGCGCAGGATATCTTCGCCGATACGTTCAGCATCGGGGACGCGCAGATCGCGGTCACCACGAGTATCGGCCTGGTCGTATATCCCGACGACGGGACGACCCCGGAATCGCTCCTGAAAAACTGCGAGTCCGCGATGTATATCGCGAAGGGCAGGGGAGGAAAGGCCTTCCACTATTACGACGGGGCGCTCAACGAAAAGATGATGTCGCGCCTGGTCCTGGAGCGGCAGATTTCCCGGGCCATACAGGAAAACGAATTCGTGCTGCATTACCAGCCGAAGGTGGACGCAATGGGCCGCATCGCCGGGCTCGAGGCGCTCATACGCTGGCGCGCCCCCTCGGGCGCGTTCGTGAGCCCGGCCGAGTTCATCCCGCTGGCCGAGAAAAACGGCATGATCATCGACATAGGGCGCATCGCGCTTGAAACCGCATGTGCCCAGGGAAAGCGCTGGCAGGAGGCCGGGATCGCGCCGGTGCGCATCGCCGTGAACCTCTCCCCCTACCAGTTCTCCCACGAGGACCTGCTGCGCGATATCGCCGGGGCGCTCGCGAAGACGGGGCTGGACCCGCAGTGGCTGGAGCTCGAGATCACGGAGAGCGGCATCATGAACGACGAGGAGGACGGGGTGCGCAAGCTCGGCGAGATCCACCGCATGGGGATTGCCCTTTCCATAGACGATTTCGGTACCGGGTATTCCTCGCTCTCCAAGCTCCGGCTCTACCCGCTGGACGCGCTCAAGATCGACAAGTCCTTCGTGGACTACCTGCCCGGCGACCGCATGTCGGAGACCATCGCCGCGGCGATCGTGACCCTGGGACACAACCTGGGATTCAAGCTCGTCGCGGAAGGGGTCGAGACAAGGGAACAGCTGGATTTCCTGGTAAAGACGGGGTGCGATCTCTTCCAGGGATATCTCTACTACAAGCCCCTGGCGCCGGAAGACGTCGAGCGCTTCCTTGAGCGCGCCTGA
- a CDS encoding pirin family protein, with amino-acid sequence MSIRKIRKIIKSRPVLEGAGVHLKRAIGFGEATMFDPFLLLDDFRSGKESDYIRGFPWHPHRGIETITYMLRGNVEHGDSMGNKGVISAGDIQWMTAGSGIIHQEMPKGDAQGVMNGFQLWANLPRSHKMMDPRYQEIRSSDIPEVEAGGGVRIRIICGAVGGTPGPVKDIVTEPEYLDITVPAGCEYTHPVKKGHTALAYVIGGKCYFCNERKPFAHDAEGVNYFDFTQEPFVANETLVHFGDGDSVLVATGTEPARFLLISGRPIGEPVAWYGPIVMNTQDELRVAFEEYQAGTFIKHK; translated from the coding sequence ATGAGCATAAGGAAAATCAGGAAGATCATCAAAAGCAGGCCGGTACTCGAGGGCGCCGGGGTGCATCTCAAGAGGGCCATTGGGTTCGGCGAGGCGACCATGTTCGACCCGTTCCTGCTGCTGGACGATTTCCGTTCGGGGAAGGAGTCGGATTATATTCGCGGCTTCCCCTGGCATCCCCATCGCGGCATCGAGACGATAACCTACATGCTGCGCGGTAACGTCGAGCACGGCGACAGCATGGGCAACAAGGGCGTCATCTCCGCCGGGGATATCCAGTGGATGACCGCGGGCAGCGGCATCATACACCAGGAGATGCCCAAGGGCGACGCGCAGGGGGTGATGAACGGCTTCCAGCTCTGGGCGAACCTGCCGCGCTCCCACAAGATGATGGACCCGCGTTACCAGGAGATCAGGAGTTCCGATATACCGGAAGTCGAGGCGGGCGGCGGGGTCAGGATCAGAATCATCTGCGGCGCAGTGGGCGGTACCCCCGGGCCGGTTAAGGACATCGTTACCGAGCCGGAATATCTCGACATCACCGTTCCCGCGGGCTGCGAGTACACGCATCCCGTCAAGAAGGGGCATACCGCGCTCGCGTATGTAATCGGAGGGAAATGCTATTTTTGCAACGAGCGGAAACCCTTCGCCCACGACGCGGAGGGCGTTAACTATTTCGACTTCACGCAGGAGCCGTTTGTCGCGAACGAGACCCTCGTGCATTTCGGGGACGGGGACTCGGTCCTGGTCGCCACCGGCACCGAGCCCGCGCGGTTCCTTCTCATATCGGGCAGGCCCATAGGCGAACCGGTGGCGTGGTATGGGCCCATCGTGATGAATACCCAGGACGAGCTGCGGGTGGCGTTCGAGGAATACCAGGCGGGCACCTTTATCAAGCACAAGTGA
- a CDS encoding YbhB/YbcL family Raf kinase inhibitor-like protein: protein MKRIALLSIAVLVAASCTSCTDNPYEKLPKVPAFAVTSTDVKNGEAMPVAQMSGVFGAGGKDDSPQLAWSGFPKETKSFVVTLYDPDAPTASGFWHWAVVDIPANVTMLATGAGAPEGKGLPKGAYMLPNDARNVRFLGAAPPVGHGKHCYYFVVHAVDVETLGVPKDATPAFLGFNLFTHTLARATLVTWAERKEAAKKP, encoded by the coding sequence ATGAAACGTATCGCATTGCTGTCTATCGCAGTGTTGGTCGCGGCGTCATGCACGTCGTGCACGGACAATCCGTATGAAAAGCTTCCCAAGGTTCCGGCATTCGCCGTGACCAGCACCGACGTGAAGAACGGGGAGGCCATGCCGGTCGCCCAGATGAGCGGCGTATTCGGGGCCGGCGGCAAGGACGATTCCCCGCAGCTCGCGTGGAGCGGGTTTCCAAAAGAAACCAAGAGCTTCGTCGTGACGCTCTACGATCCCGACGCGCCCACGGCCAGCGGGTTCTGGCACTGGGCCGTGGTGGACATCCCCGCGAACGTGACCATGCTCGCGACGGGGGCGGGCGCGCCGGAAGGGAAGGGCCTGCCCAAGGGCGCGTACATGCTGCCCAACGACGCGCGCAACGTGCGCTTCCTGGGCGCCGCTCCGCCGGTGGGCCACGGGAAGCACTGTTATTATTTCGTGGTGCACGCGGTCGATGTCGAGACCCTGGGGGTCCCCAAAGACGCGACCCCCGCGTTCCTCGGGTTCAACCTGTTCACCCACACCCTGGCCCGCGCGACGCTCGTGACCTGGGCCGAGAGGAAGGAAGCGGCAAAAAAACCATAA
- the uxaC gene encoding glucuronate isomerase has product MKPFITDTFLLESDEAGALYHGFAKDMPIIDYHCHLSPGDIADDRRFESITELWLEGDHYKWRAIRANGVEERLITGDAGPWEKFQAWAATVPRTLGNPLYHWTHLELARCFGIADTLLCEKTAREIYECCNAALRGPEFGARGLVRAMKVETVCTTDDPADSLEHHARFDAGAAGFKLYPAWRPDRALRADDPALFNAWLDALGKSAGARIETLGDMKEALRARQDFFHAKGCRLADHGVETLPGTVANEREASRVFAKARGADTPGPGEMDAYRGHMLDFLARLNHRKGWGQQLHMGVLRNVNTRRFRALGPDSGFDMIGDFRHAAPLAAFLDRLDADDSLTRTILYPVNPSGNEVIASVIGCFQDASIPGKMQFGSAWWFLDQKDGMERQMRALASMGLLSRFVGMTTDSRSLLSYPRHEYFRRILCNMLGEDMRRGLIPDDLELVGGMVGDICYHNAKAWFGFP; this is encoded by the coding sequence ATGAAGCCCTTCATAACCGATACCTTTCTCCTCGAAAGCGACGAGGCCGGCGCGCTCTACCACGGCTTCGCGAAGGACATGCCCATCATCGATTATCACTGCCATCTCTCGCCAGGGGACATTGCCGATGACCGGCGCTTCGAAAGCATAACCGAACTCTGGCTCGAGGGCGACCACTACAAGTGGCGCGCGATACGCGCGAACGGGGTGGAGGAGCGCCTCATCACCGGGGACGCGGGGCCGTGGGAAAAGTTTCAGGCCTGGGCCGCGACCGTGCCCCGCACGCTGGGCAACCCGCTCTACCACTGGACGCACCTTGAGCTCGCGCGCTGCTTCGGGATCGCCGATACGCTTCTCTGCGAAAAGACGGCGCGGGAAATCTACGAGTGCTGCAACGCCGCGCTGCGCGGCCCGGAATTCGGCGCGCGGGGACTCGTGCGAGCCATGAAGGTCGAGACCGTATGCACCACCGACGATCCCGCCGATTCCCTGGAACACCACGCGCGCTTCGATGCGGGCGCCGCGGGTTTCAAGCTCTATCCCGCATGGCGGCCCGACAGGGCGCTTCGCGCGGACGATCCCGCGCTGTTCAACGCGTGGCTGGACGCGCTGGGAAAATCCGCGGGCGCGCGGATCGAAACGTTAGGCGATATGAAAGAGGCCCTGCGCGCGCGCCAGGACTTCTTTCATGCGAAGGGATGCCGGCTCGCCGATCACGGCGTGGAGACGTTGCCCGGCACAGTCGCGAACGAGCGTGAGGCCTCGCGCGTGTTCGCGAAGGCGCGGGGGGCCGATACGCCCGGCCCCGGCGAGATGGACGCCTATCGCGGCCACATGCTCGATTTTCTCGCGCGTCTCAACCACCGGAAGGGATGGGGGCAGCAGCTTCACATGGGCGTGCTGCGGAACGTGAACACGCGCCGCTTCCGCGCCCTGGGGCCCGATTCCGGGTTCGATATGATCGGCGACTTTCGGCACGCGGCGCCCCTTGCCGCCTTTCTCGACCGGCTGGACGCGGACGACTCCCTCACGCGGACGATACTATACCCGGTAAATCCCTCCGGCAACGAGGTGATCGCGTCGGTGATCGGCTGCTTCCAGGACGCGTCGATCCCGGGAAAGATGCAGTTCGGGAGCGCCTGGTGGTTCCTCGACCAGAAGGACGGCATGGAGCGGCAGATGCGCGCGCTCGCGTCCATGGGGCTCCTCTCCCGCTTTGTGGGAATGACGACGGATTCCCGGAGCCTGCTTTCGTATCCGCGCCACGAATACTTCAGGCGTATCCTGTGCAACATGCTCGGGGAGGACATGCGGCGCGGCCTTATTCCGGACGATCTCGAGCTTGTGGGCGGAATGGTGGGGGACATCTGTTACCACAACGCGAAGGCGTGGTTCGGCTTTCCGTGA
- a CDS encoding sugar kinase, which translates to MPGVTGYEKAGERVYAAFGEIMLRLSPPGNERLLQSPGLQATFGGGESNVLASLAIHGLSARFLSVLPDNDLGRAALRNLRGYGVDVSMVSLRKGARMGVYFMEKGASQRPSRVIYDRAHSAISEIAPGDIDWRAALAGCGWFHITGITPALSRGAADESLRAIEAARASGCTVSCDLNYRAALWNYGASARDVMPRLAALADVIIANEEDCQKALGIGTALDPSGGKLDHARYGELAAEVIGAYPNVRLAAITLRESVSASHNRWGACVSDGKGAFFSRTYDISPIVDRVGGGDSFAAGLIFGLSMLGTREEALEYAVAASCLAHSIEGDVNLASPAEIRALLEGDASGRIKR; encoded by the coding sequence ATGCCGGGGGTAACCGGGTACGAGAAGGCGGGTGAACGGGTATACGCCGCGTTCGGCGAGATAATGCTCAGGCTTTCGCCGCCGGGAAACGAGCGCCTGTTGCAGTCGCCCGGCTTACAGGCGACCTTCGGGGGCGGGGAGTCCAATGTGCTTGCGAGCCTCGCGATCCACGGCCTGTCCGCGCGCTTTCTGAGCGTGCTGCCGGACAATGATCTCGGGCGCGCCGCGCTCAGGAACCTGCGCGGGTACGGGGTCGACGTGTCGATGGTTTCCCTCCGCAAGGGGGCGCGCATGGGCGTTTACTTCATGGAAAAGGGCGCGAGCCAGCGTCCCTCTCGCGTCATCTACGACCGCGCGCACTCCGCGATAAGCGAAATCGCGCCGGGGGACATCGACTGGCGCGCCGCGCTCGCGGGCTGTGGATGGTTTCACATAACGGGAATCACGCCCGCGCTCTCGAGAGGTGCCGCGGACGAATCGCTCCGGGCGATCGAGGCCGCGCGCGCATCGGGCTGCACGGTCTCGTGCGATCTCAATTACCGCGCCGCGCTCTGGAACTACGGCGCGAGCGCACGGGACGTGATGCCCCGCCTCGCGGCGCTGGCGGACGTCATCATCGCGAACGAGGAGGACTGCCAGAAGGCGCTGGGAATAGGAACGGCGCTCGATCCGTCCGGGGGGAAGCTGGATCATGCGCGCTACGGGGAGCTTGCCGCCGAAGTGATCGGCGCCTACCCGAATGTGCGTCTCGCGGCGATCACGTTGCGCGAAAGCGTATCGGCGTCGCACAACCGATGGGGAGCCTGTGTGAGCGACGGGAAGGGCGCGTTTTTTTCGCGGACGTACGATATCAGCCCCATCGTCGACAGGGTGGGCGGGGGCGACAGCTTCGCGGCCGGGCTTATATTCGGACTTTCAATGCTCGGCACGCGCGAGGAGGCGCTCGAATACGCGGTCGCCGCATCGTGCCTGGCCCATTCGATCGAGGGTGACGTGAACCTCGCGTCCCCCGCGGAGATACGGGCACTCCTGGAGGGAGACGCCTCGGGACGGATAAAGAGATGA
- a CDS encoding SDR family oxidoreductase, translated as MELPFKVDLTGRTAVVTGGGGVLCGAFARALARCGARVAVLDLKIENAQGVVSAIHASGGTALAVQADVLSAESLKAAEERVRAEFGPCSLLINGAGGNHPKGTTSREYFNPSDAGAGPDTVTFFDLDPAGVEFVFRLNFIGTLVPTQVFARGMIGAKGASIINVSSMNAFRPLTKIPAYSGAKAAVSNFTQWLAVHFSKAGIRVNAIAPGFFLTEQNRTLLMNADGMFTPRAATILAHTPMGRFGNADDLIGTLLWLADEKASGFVNGTVIPVDGGFAAFAGV; from the coding sequence ATGGAATTGCCGTTTAAGGTCGATCTCACGGGACGCACGGCGGTGGTCACGGGTGGGGGGGGCGTGCTCTGCGGCGCATTCGCCCGGGCGCTCGCGCGCTGCGGCGCGCGCGTCGCGGTCCTGGATTTGAAGATCGAGAACGCCCAGGGCGTGGTGAGTGCTATCCACGCCTCGGGCGGGACCGCGCTCGCGGTCCAGGCCGACGTGCTCTCCGCCGAGAGCCTCAAGGCGGCGGAAGAGCGCGTGCGTGCGGAATTCGGCCCCTGCAGCCTTTTGATCAACGGCGCCGGGGGGAACCACCCGAAGGGCACGACCAGCCGCGAGTATTTCAACCCGTCCGACGCCGGCGCGGGACCGGACACGGTCACGTTCTTCGACCTTGACCCGGCGGGGGTGGAGTTCGTGTTCCGGTTGAATTTTATCGGCACCCTCGTCCCCACGCAGGTTTTCGCGCGGGGCATGATAGGCGCGAAAGGGGCGTCGATAATAAACGTATCGTCCATGAACGCGTTCAGGCCGCTCACGAAGATTCCCGCCTACAGCGGTGCGAAGGCGGCGGTGAGCAACTTCACGCAGTGGCTGGCGGTGCATTTCTCGAAGGCGGGGATACGCGTGAACGCGATCGCACCCGGCTTTTTCCTCACGGAGCAGAACAGGACCCTCCTCATGAACGCCGACGGCATGTTCACCCCGCGCGCCGCGACGATACTCGCGCACACCCCCATGGGGCGTTTCGGGAACGCCGACGATCTTATCGGTACGCTCCTCTGGCTCGCGGACGAAAAGGCCTCGGGATTCGTGAACGGCACGGTCATCCCCGTGGACGGCGGCTTCGCGGCCTTCGCGGGGGTGTAG
- the uxuA gene encoding mannonate dehydratase produces the protein MQMTFRWFGEGDAIPLEYIRQIPSVKGIVSALYDIPVGDEWPADKIAALKRRVGDAGLVLSVIESIPVHEDIKLGRPSRDRYIEAYRASVRNMGSQGIPVLCYNFMPVFDWTRTDLEVKNPDGSTCLCYDHDRIGGIDIRGEGLELPGWATAYTRAELTALLDAYAGVSDEALWENLEYFLKAVVPVAAESGVKMAIHPDDPPWPIFGLPRIVKDEADLDRLVNTVDSPSNGITFCTGSLGPNRSTELVRTIGKFARMGRVHFVHLRNIRRSGERSFCETAHTTESGDIDVYAVMKELVDADYRGMMRPDHGRMIWGEKGRPGYGLHDRALGAMYLWGLWEGLNKSKGDR, from the coding sequence ATGCAGATGACATTCAGGTGGTTCGGCGAGGGCGATGCGATTCCCCTCGAGTACATACGCCAGATACCGTCCGTGAAGGGCATTGTGTCCGCGTTATACGACATTCCCGTGGGCGACGAATGGCCGGCGGACAAGATCGCGGCGCTCAAGCGGCGCGTGGGGGACGCGGGTCTCGTACTCTCGGTGATCGAGAGCATCCCGGTGCACGAGGACATCAAGCTCGGGCGTCCGTCGCGCGACCGTTACATCGAGGCGTACCGGGCGAGCGTGCGGAACATGGGGAGCCAGGGCATACCGGTGCTCTGTTACAACTTCATGCCCGTCTTCGACTGGACCCGCACCGATCTCGAGGTCAAGAATCCCGACGGATCCACGTGCCTGTGCTACGACCACGACAGAATCGGGGGGATCGATATACGCGGCGAGGGCCTGGAGCTTCCCGGCTGGGCGACGGCGTACACCCGCGCGGAGCTCACGGCGCTCCTGGACGCGTATGCCGGGGTGAGCGACGAGGCGCTCTGGGAAAATCTCGAGTATTTCCTTAAAGCGGTCGTCCCCGTCGCCGCCGAATCGGGCGTGAAGATGGCGATACACCCGGACGATCCGCCCTGGCCCATCTTTGGCCTGCCGCGCATCGTCAAGGACGAGGCCGACCTCGACCGGCTGGTGAACACCGTGGACAGCCCTTCGAACGGCATCACCTTCTGTACAGGCTCGCTGGGACCCAACCGCTCGACGGAGCTCGTGCGGACGATCGGCAAATTCGCGCGCATGGGGCGCGTGCATTTCGTGCACCTGCGCAACATCCGGCGCTCAGGCGAGCGCAGCTTCTGCGAGACGGCGCACACCACCGAATCCGGCGACATCGACGTGTACGCGGTCATGAAGGAGCTCGTGGACGCGGATTACCGCGGCATGATGCGGCCGGACCACGGGCGCATGATCTGGGGCGAGAAGGGAAGGCCCGGGTACGGTCTCCACGACAGGGCGTTAGGCGCGATGTACCTGTGGGGCCTCTGGGAGGGCCTTAATAAATCTAAAGGGGACAGGTAG